A stretch of the Candidatus Jettenia sp. AMX2 genome encodes the following:
- a CDS encoding efflux RND transporter permease subunit: MIWNFCIRRPVFTVVMFLVIAIFGFYGYYQMPVREYPDVDIPVVSVSVVLIGADPEVIETEILVPLEEEIGTVEGLRTLRSVAREQVGIVTAEFELWRNIDLAAQDVRDAVSRARRRIASEAEEPIVVKVDPDVFPIMWLTLQGDHRWNTLSMSGYAEYLKEQLESLRGVGRVIIGGEQRYAMRIIVDPEKLAAHYLTIQDVVNTVRANSIDIPGGRIEGVRREFLVKVHGRIRETEELKNLVIIDRGDSPVRISHVAQVEDSVENKRQFARFRGEPTVGLGVVRHADAHIVELAREVRLRMAALEENFPPGLTYAIATDESEFIVANIRDLIITILMAAVIVVIVVMLLLRNAWSTTITGLAIPTSLLAGLATMYVFGFSVNTLTMLGLILAIGIVVDDAIVVVESCYRQVEHGEEAKLAAMVGTAEVAFPTIANTLSLAAVFIPVAFTGGIIGQYFFEFGLTVVVTVCASTFTALTLSPMISSLVLKVPEKRSRIFQWSELIFRWIESAYSMILASGFRHRFLTVLLGLGAFFLGLFLFTRLSTEFAPVADTGQFVISFETPEGATLPETDAFAKQIEHVLDKTPEVDYYFLAVGLAARGAGPGRVSRGISFVRLKPHGERDRSQSEVVSELRSRLREIPAGRAFVIEGAAGPVGVQEPIQLVLQHPDLEKLASVQEEVMGWMARQPEFIGIRSNLRMNRPQVTIRIDRDKASQMGIYVADISNTLRFLLSETEISKIEREFRLYDIITEITHRGRMVPDGVRDIYVRTADEQLVSLDNLIEIMEAIGPSEINRYERLRAATISASNPPGAALGDSLALLRAKLPELLPADVTYTFTGQAKEFEEAFYYLKIAIVFAVVFIFLVLAAQFESFLHPFTILLSLPLTLAGAFGALWIFRMPFGIEAFIGLIMLMGMATKNAILLVDYSNVLRVRGQGLFEAVQSAAGIRFRPVMMTTMSTVLGISPIAFGFGVGGEVRMPMGVAVVFGLLVATLLTLVVIPVVYTLVDQLHDRIWHYMPFGRKRKIEKT; this comes from the coding sequence ATGATATGGAATTTTTGTATTCGCAGACCGGTTTTTACGGTGGTAATGTTTCTGGTAATAGCGATATTCGGTTTTTATGGTTATTACCAGATGCCGGTGCGTGAATATCCTGATGTGGATATCCCTGTGGTAAGTGTGAGTGTGGTGCTTATCGGGGCGGATCCCGAAGTTATCGAGACAGAGATACTTGTGCCGCTTGAAGAGGAGATCGGCACCGTGGAGGGGCTCCGTACACTCCGTTCTGTGGCACGTGAACAGGTTGGCATTGTGACGGCTGAGTTTGAGCTTTGGCGTAATATAGATCTGGCGGCCCAGGATGTTCGGGATGCTGTAAGCAGGGCCCGCCGGCGAATAGCCAGTGAAGCCGAAGAGCCAATCGTAGTCAAGGTGGACCCTGACGTATTTCCTATTATGTGGCTTACGCTTCAGGGTGACCACCGTTGGAATACGCTTAGCATGTCTGGCTACGCAGAATATCTTAAGGAGCAGTTGGAATCTCTCAGGGGGGTGGGACGCGTTATTATCGGCGGCGAGCAGCGTTACGCGATGCGGATTATCGTTGATCCCGAAAAACTGGCAGCTCATTACCTGACTATTCAGGATGTTGTCAATACAGTTCGGGCTAATAGTATAGATATACCGGGAGGAAGGATAGAAGGCGTCAGGCGCGAGTTTCTGGTGAAGGTTCACGGCAGAATAAGGGAGACGGAAGAACTGAAAAATCTGGTAATTATTGACAGGGGTGACTCGCCGGTGCGTATTTCCCATGTTGCGCAGGTAGAGGATTCTGTTGAAAACAAACGCCAGTTTGCGCGGTTCAGGGGAGAGCCGACGGTCGGGCTTGGTGTTGTGCGCCATGCAGATGCTCATATTGTTGAATTGGCCCGTGAGGTCAGACTGCGTATGGCAGCGTTGGAAGAGAATTTTCCGCCCGGGCTTACGTATGCTATTGCGACGGATGAATCGGAGTTTATCGTAGCGAATATCCGTGATCTTATCATTACTATTTTAATGGCTGCTGTAATAGTTGTTATTGTGGTAATGCTGCTGCTTCGAAACGCCTGGAGTACAACAATAACGGGCCTTGCGATACCAACTTCACTGCTGGCAGGCCTTGCTACGATGTACGTTTTTGGTTTCAGCGTAAATACGCTTACAATGCTGGGGTTGATATTGGCTATTGGAATCGTTGTCGATGATGCGATTGTTGTTGTTGAGAGCTGTTACCGGCAGGTGGAACACGGGGAAGAGGCAAAGCTGGCTGCCATGGTTGGCACTGCGGAAGTTGCCTTTCCGACGATTGCCAATACACTGTCACTTGCCGCGGTATTTATACCGGTAGCTTTTACCGGCGGTATTATCGGACAGTACTTTTTTGAGTTCGGGCTGACGGTTGTGGTTACGGTGTGCGCATCAACATTTACGGCACTTACCCTGAGTCCGATGATCAGCTCTCTGGTGCTTAAGGTTCCTGAAAAGCGTAGCAGGATATTTCAGTGGTCTGAGCTGATTTTCCGGTGGATAGAAAGTGCTTACTCGATGATTCTGGCGTCTGGTTTTCGCCATCGTTTTCTGACGGTGCTGCTGGGTCTTGGAGCATTTTTTCTGGGGTTGTTTCTGTTCACACGGTTATCGACCGAATTCGCGCCGGTAGCGGACACCGGTCAGTTTGTTATCTCATTTGAAACACCGGAGGGTGCTACGCTCCCGGAGACAGATGCGTTTGCAAAGCAGATAGAGCATGTTCTTGATAAGACACCTGAGGTTGATTACTACTTTCTGGCGGTGGGCCTTGCGGCAAGAGGGGCAGGTCCCGGCAGGGTCAGCCGTGGCATTTCTTTTGTCCGCCTTAAACCCCATGGGGAGCGTGACCGTAGCCAAAGCGAGGTTGTTTCTGAATTACGAAGCCGGCTGAGGGAAATTCCTGCAGGCCGTGCGTTCGTTATAGAAGGTGCAGCAGGACCGGTTGGTGTACAGGAACCCATTCAACTGGTACTTCAGCACCCGGATCTTGAAAAGCTGGCTTCTGTTCAGGAAGAGGTAATGGGCTGGATGGCCAGGCAGCCTGAGTTTATCGGTATCAGGTCTAATCTTCGTATGAACAGGCCTCAGGTTACGATAAGGATCGACCGTGATAAGGCTTCGCAGATGGGTATATATGTGGCTGATATATCAAATACCTTGCGTTTTTTGCTCTCTGAAACGGAGATATCTAAAATTGAGAGGGAGTTTCGCCTTTATGATATCATTACGGAGATTACCCATCGGGGGAGAATGGTGCCGGATGGAGTGAGGGACATTTATGTCAGAACGGCGGACGAACAGCTTGTTTCTCTGGATAATCTTATAGAGATAATGGAAGCGATTGGACCAAGTGAGATAAATCGTTATGAACGGCTGCGGGCAGCAACAATATCGGCTTCTAATCCGCCCGGTGCTGCACTGGGCGATTCCCTTGCACTGCTAAGGGCGAAGCTTCCTGAGCTGTTGCCCGCTGATGTTACGTATACCTTTACTGGCCAGGCGAAAGAATTTGAGGAGGCGTTTTACTATTTAAAGATTGCGATAGTGTTTGCTGTTGTGTTTATTTTTCTGGTACTCGCGGCGCAGTTTGAGTCTTTTCTGCATCCGTTTACGATACTGCTTTCATTGCCGCTTACGCTGGCCGGGGCATTCGGGGCGCTCTGGATCTTTCGTATGCCGTTTGGAATAGAGGCGTTTATCGGTCTTATTATGCTGATGGGGATGGCTACCAAGAATGCGATTCTTCTGGTTGACTACAGCAACGTGCTGCGGGTGCGTGGTCAGGGGCTTTTTGAGGCTGTACAATCAGCAGCCGGGATCAGATTCCGTCCGGTGATGATGACGACCATGTCTACGGTACTCGGAATAAGTCCGATAGCGTTTGGGTTTGGTGTTGGCGGCGAGGTGAGGATGCCGATGGGTGTGGCGGTTGTGTTTGGTCTTTTGGTAGCCACGCTGCTGACGCTTGTTGTTATTCCGGTAGTATATACGCTGGTTGACCAGTTACATGACAGGATATGGCACTATATGCCTTTTGGCAGGAAACGTAAGATTGAGAAGACATGA
- a CDS encoding efflux RND transporter periplasmic adaptor subunit: MLNNINFKNIYNIALVTMAMLVMVFTGGCGEELPVEMKVRAVVVEVAEVRTETFERRVRGIGTLRAVQSVEVAGEAEGLVEQILFREGQTVEEGELLVVVRGEKLRMRLASAQASLKGAESELEYAGQTYERFSKLHKDGAVSVEDYERQRAAFLSALAMVEGINADILLIEEQINDTMVRAPFSGTLSVRMVDIGDFVRPGQPLVRLFSRELEMTFALPERYIGEVEYGQAVEIMVAAYPDRRFGAETTFISPDIDEATRNFTVKARLGNKDGLLKPGGFATAVVTVEVLEDKPAVPENALIGTQVGYKVFVVADNIAYEREVEVGLRRPGTAQVIRGVSPGDKVVSAGHIDLRDGSRVKIVQGDPGNTLRGVRQ, from the coding sequence ATGCTCAATAATATCAATTTTAAGAACATATATAACATAGCATTAGTGACGATGGCTATGCTCGTTATGGTTTTTACCGGGGGGTGTGGTGAAGAACTGCCGGTTGAAATGAAAGTGCGTGCGGTAGTGGTTGAAGTAGCAGAGGTCCGGACGGAGACATTTGAGCGGCGCGTGCGGGGGATAGGTACGCTGCGGGCGGTGCAGTCTGTTGAGGTTGCGGGCGAGGCTGAAGGTCTTGTCGAACAGATCCTGTTTCGGGAAGGTCAAACCGTTGAGGAGGGTGAGCTTCTGGTGGTTGTCCGTGGTGAAAAACTTCGGATGAGGCTTGCATCGGCGCAGGCATCGCTGAAAGGTGCGGAATCGGAGCTTGAATACGCCGGTCAAACATATGAGCGGTTCAGCAAGTTACATAAAGACGGGGCGGTTTCTGTTGAAGATTATGAGCGTCAGCGGGCGGCGTTTCTATCTGCCCTTGCTATGGTTGAGGGAATTAATGCTGATATTTTACTGATAGAGGAGCAGATTAATGATACCATGGTGAGGGCGCCTTTTTCCGGGACTTTGTCAGTAAGGATGGTTGACATTGGTGATTTTGTACGGCCTGGTCAGCCGCTGGTAAGGCTTTTCAGCAGGGAGCTTGAGATGACTTTTGCGCTGCCGGAGCGGTACATTGGCGAAGTGGAATATGGACAGGCAGTTGAAATAATGGTTGCCGCCTATCCAGACCGGCGATTTGGGGCGGAGACAACATTTATTAGTCCGGATATCGATGAGGCAACGCGTAATTTTACCGTTAAGGCCCGGTTGGGAAACAAAGACGGATTGCTTAAGCCAGGGGGTTTCGCTACGGCAGTTGTTACCGTTGAAGTGCTTGAGGATAAGCCTGCTGTGCCGGAAAATGCGCTTATAGGTACACAGGTGGGTTATAAAGTCTTTGTCGTAGCGGACAATATTGCATATGAACGTGAAGTTGAGGTGGGACTTCGCCGTCCCGGTACCGCTCAAGTCATCAGGGGCGTTTCACCCGGTGATAAGGTGGTTTCGGCTGGCCATATTGACTTACGGGACGGCTCCAGGGTAAAGATTGTTCAGGGAGACCCTGGTAATACACTGAGGGGCGTCAGGCAATGA
- a CDS encoding potassium/proton antiporter: MNEYILIGASILLLISVFVSKISDRFGIPALLLFLILGMLAGSDGPGGIHFDDPALTQFIGVIALVLILFSGGLSTEWNHVRPVIKEGLILSILGVFITALIVGLFVSVLFGFSLFEGLLLGSIVSSTDAAAVFSILRSKGVSLKGRLKPLLELESGSNDPMAIFLTIGLIQFITKPDLSSLNLIVFFIQQLLVGAVLGYGMGRATLFLINRLKLGHEGLYPVLTLSLVFFTYGLTDVIGGSGFLAVYMTGIILGKHDFIHKRSLLHFHDGLAWLMQIAMFLTLGLLVFPSLLVPIIDIGLLIAVFLMLIARPVSIFVGLLPSAFNWREKTLISWVGLRGAVPIILATFPLLARIPQADLIFNVVFFIVLTSVLLQGTSIPLIARWLRVDAPIMPKRLYPLEYTPMDGLKSELKELYIPPDSNIAEKAIVELGLPANFLIILIVRGNDFVLPSGKTILQANDTLLALSDKQSFAEVQVKFNLLEKVSK; the protein is encoded by the coding sequence ATGAACGAATACATTCTCATTGGCGCTTCCATTTTGCTGCTCATAAGTGTTTTTGTCAGCAAAATCTCCGACCGGTTCGGTATACCTGCACTCCTATTATTCCTGATATTAGGGATGCTTGCAGGTTCAGATGGACCCGGAGGCATCCATTTCGACGACCCTGCCCTGACACAATTTATTGGCGTTATCGCGCTGGTACTGATTTTATTCTCCGGAGGACTTAGCACAGAATGGAATCATGTCCGCCCCGTTATCAAAGAAGGCCTGATTCTTTCTATTCTCGGAGTTTTTATTACAGCGCTTATAGTTGGTCTTTTTGTAAGTGTACTTTTTGGCTTTTCATTGTTTGAGGGTCTGCTGCTTGGTTCGATAGTCTCATCTACAGACGCTGCGGCAGTATTTTCCATACTGCGTTCCAAAGGCGTTAGTTTAAAAGGACGGTTGAAACCGCTGCTGGAACTTGAGTCGGGCAGCAATGACCCCATGGCAATATTCCTTACAATTGGTCTGATCCAGTTTATTACCAAACCAGACTTATCGTCTTTAAACTTAATTGTTTTTTTTATCCAACAATTGCTCGTCGGCGCAGTTCTGGGTTACGGTATGGGCAGGGCAACACTTTTTCTCATTAATCGTTTGAAGTTAGGTCACGAAGGTCTCTATCCTGTCCTGACGCTATCGTTAGTATTTTTTACCTATGGATTAACCGATGTAATTGGCGGCAGTGGTTTCCTGGCTGTCTACATGACTGGGATAATTCTGGGCAAGCATGATTTCATCCACAAAAGAAGCCTGTTGCATTTTCACGACGGTTTAGCCTGGCTCATGCAAATCGCCATGTTCCTGACCCTGGGCTTGCTTGTTTTCCCTTCACTCCTGGTCCCTATAATAGACATCGGTTTGCTTATCGCAGTATTTCTGATGCTTATAGCACGTCCTGTTAGCATTTTTGTGGGTTTGCTGCCAAGTGCTTTTAACTGGCGTGAAAAGACTTTAATATCCTGGGTCGGCCTGCGCGGAGCAGTCCCCATTATATTGGCAACCTTTCCTTTGCTGGCAAGAATCCCACAGGCTGACTTGATTTTTAACGTGGTTTTTTTCATTGTGCTGACTTCGGTGTTACTGCAGGGAACATCTATTCCCTTGATTGCTCGATGGTTAAGGGTTGATGCACCGATAATGCCCAAACGGCTGTATCCCCTCGAATACACACCCATGGATGGGTTGAAAAGCGAACTAAAGGAATTGTACATACCGCCTGACTCAAATATTGCTGAAAAAGCCATTGTCGAACTGGGACTTCCTGCCAATTTTTTGATAATCCTTATCGTCAGAGGCAATGATTTTGTGCTGCCAAGTGGGAAAACAATTCTGCAAGCCAACGACACGTTACTGGCGCTATCAGACAAACAATCCTTTGCTGAAGTTCAGGTGAAGTTCAACCTTCTGGAAAAGGTATCAAAATAA
- a CDS encoding NADP-dependent glyceraldehyde-3-phosphate dehydrogenase — MTDQLFSSIIPADEMIPERFRITSPIAQRHYLCNGVLREAIGPRQDVLSPICKANGEAVKQRVIGSYPLLNEKDAIEVLDAACKAYDYGRGTWPTMTVEERIRHVEDFAYRMKEKREDVVKLLMWEIGKTFPDAGKEFDRTIDYIDDTIDAMKDLDRVSSRFVIEQGFIAQIRRAPLGVVLCMGPFNYPLNETFTTLIPALIMGNTIIFKPPKLGVLLHEPLLEAFRDSFPPGVVNTVYGEGKTVVGPLMRSGKIDVLAFIGSSRVADILKHQHPKPHRLRCVLGLEAKNPGFVLQDADLDHSVKECVLGTLSYNGQRCTALKILFVHESIVDSFIAKFSDAVNKLKGGMPWDAKVQVTPLPEPDKTKYLTELIQDACAKGARIVNKGGGTVIGTYMSPAVVYPVLAGMRLYTEEQFGPVVPIASFRDIEEPMSYVIQSDYGQQVSLFGTNAEIIAKLIDPLVNQVCRVNINSQCQRGPDTFPYTGRKSSAEGTLSVSDALRAFTIRTLVAAKETEANRHIIKSIVTERQSRFLSTDFIL, encoded by the coding sequence ATGACAGATCAACTTTTTTCATCCATAATCCCTGCAGATGAGATGATACCGGAACGCTTCCGCATCACATCCCCAATCGCGCAGCGTCACTATCTCTGTAACGGGGTACTCAGGGAAGCAATCGGTCCCCGGCAGGATGTTTTGTCCCCAATATGCAAAGCAAACGGCGAAGCTGTTAAACAACGGGTAATTGGCAGCTACCCTTTGCTAAACGAAAAAGACGCTATCGAAGTGCTGGATGCGGCGTGCAAGGCTTATGATTACGGAAGGGGAACATGGCCAACCATGACAGTCGAGGAACGCATTAGACATGTGGAGGATTTTGCCTACCGGATGAAAGAGAAACGCGAAGATGTCGTCAAGCTCCTGATGTGGGAGATTGGGAAGACATTCCCTGATGCCGGAAAAGAGTTTGACCGTACGATTGATTATATTGATGATACCATTGATGCGATGAAGGATCTTGATCGTGTATCATCGCGGTTTGTCATCGAGCAGGGCTTTATTGCGCAGATCCGCAGGGCGCCTCTTGGCGTGGTGCTGTGCATGGGACCCTTCAACTATCCTCTTAACGAAACCTTCACAACCCTGATTCCTGCCCTTATCATGGGCAATACCATTATATTCAAACCTCCGAAACTGGGTGTTCTGCTGCACGAACCGCTTCTTGAGGCATTCCGGGACTCCTTTCCGCCGGGGGTTGTCAACACAGTTTATGGCGAGGGAAAAACGGTTGTTGGCCCCCTTATGCGATCGGGAAAGATTGATGTGCTGGCATTCATCGGCAGCAGCCGGGTAGCCGATATCCTTAAGCACCAACACCCGAAACCGCACCGCCTCAGATGTGTCCTCGGACTCGAAGCCAAGAACCCCGGATTCGTTCTTCAGGATGCCGACCTGGACCATTCGGTTAAGGAGTGCGTGCTGGGTACCCTGTCATACAACGGCCAGCGGTGTACTGCGCTTAAAATACTTTTTGTACATGAAAGCATTGTTGACTCATTCATAGCGAAATTCAGCGATGCTGTTAACAAACTCAAAGGCGGCATGCCATGGGATGCGAAAGTTCAGGTCACACCATTGCCTGAACCTGACAAAACAAAATACCTTACAGAACTGATACAGGATGCCTGTGCCAAAGGCGCCCGCATTGTCAACAAGGGTGGTGGTACGGTAATAGGGACTTATATGTCACCAGCAGTTGTGTATCCGGTTTTAGCAGGCATGAGGCTGTACACCGAGGAACAGTTCGGCCCGGTTGTTCCGATCGCTTCGTTCAGGGATATCGAAGAACCCATGAGCTATGTCATTCAGTCTGACTACGGGCAACAGGTAAGCCTGTTCGGGACCAATGCAGAAATCATCGCAAAACTTATAGACCCTCTGGTCAATCAGGTATGCCGGGTCAATATAAACAGTCAATGCCAGCGCGGTCCCGATACGTTTCCTTATACGGGCAGAAAAAGTTCGGCAGAAGGTACTCTTTCCGTTTCAGATGCGTTGCGGGCCTTCACCATACGAACACTTGTTGCAGCCAAGGAAACGGAAGCAAACAGGCATATCATCAAATCAATTGTAACAGAACGGCAATCCCGGTTTCTTTCAACGGATTTTATCCTGTAG
- a CDS encoding flagellin: protein MSLRIQNNIAALNTHRNLQLAGSNLSKSLERLSSGFRINKASDDAAGLAVSMRFRSQIGSLKQGARNASEATSMLQIAEGAADQITNILQRMKELATQAASSNTSQADRVNIDNEVTSLRSEIDRIATSTKYSGTRLIDGSFGTLGVSTWGGLNNPSLGIVDIDVSGAAAGTTYTVTISSVGGAGTATNTLTITQNGSSQTIERGALSGLDTNVLNFSTFGIKVTVNNLFATANTTTTMSTTAAATASFQVGYEDASDNRISFSIGDLTENGLSLTGIDVSSITGAQTALTTIDDAINDLADVRASIGGAQNRLEFARANLSTMIENMSAAESVIRDADMAQETVDFTKNRILTQAGIAMLAQANMAPEGVLSLLR, encoded by the coding sequence ATGAGTTTAAGAATACAAAATAACATAGCAGCCCTTAATACGCATCGAAATCTTCAGTTAGCCGGCTCAAATCTATCAAAGTCTTTGGAAAGACTGTCTTCGGGTTTCAGGATTAACAAGGCATCGGATGATGCAGCCGGCCTTGCCGTATCTATGCGATTCAGATCGCAAATAGGAAGTTTGAAACAGGGTGCAAGGAATGCATCCGAGGCAACTTCAATGCTGCAGATTGCTGAAGGTGCAGCCGATCAGATCACAAACATCCTGCAGAGGATGAAAGAACTTGCAACACAGGCGGCATCATCAAACACAAGTCAGGCAGATCGCGTGAATATAGATAATGAAGTTACAAGTCTCAGATCTGAAATAGACCGAATTGCCACTTCCACCAAATATTCAGGTACGCGCTTGATAGACGGAAGTTTTGGAACGCTTGGTGTTTCTACTTGGGGAGGCTTGAATAATCCGTCGCTTGGTATAGTGGATATTGACGTTTCCGGTGCAGCAGCGGGCACAACATATACAGTCACTATTTCCAGTGTTGGCGGCGCCGGTACGGCTACTAACACCTTGACAATTACACAAAATGGCTCTTCACAAACTATTGAACGAGGTGCATTAAGTGGTTTGGATACGAACGTCCTGAATTTCTCGACTTTTGGTATCAAAGTTACCGTAAACAACTTATTTGCTACTGCCAACACTACAACCACGATGTCTACTACGGCAGCAGCAACGGCATCATTCCAGGTTGGCTATGAAGATGCGTCGGATAATAGAATCTCTTTCTCAATAGGTGATCTGACAGAAAACGGATTAAGTTTAACTGGTATTGATGTAAGTTCGATAACCGGCGCCCAAACCGCTTTGACAACGATTGATGACGCTATCAATGACTTAGCAGACGTCCGTGCTTCGATCGGTGGAGCACAAAACCGGCTTGAGTTTGCAAGGGCAAACCTTTCTACCATGATTGAAAACATGAGCGCCGCAGAATCGGTCATTCGTGATGCCGATATGGCCCAGGAAACCGTAGATTTTACAAAGAACCGAATCCTGACGCAAGCTGGCATTGCTATGCTTGCTCAAGCCAATATGGCACCAGAGGGCGTACTAAGCTTGCTCAGATAA
- a CDS encoding four helix bundle protein, which yields MDKDGLKRRTKRFALCVIRLVRSLPTGKTADVLGKQLLRSGTSVGANYRAACRAKSTADFVYKMEIVEEETDESLYWMELFCEAGIMKPKELEPIMKEATELLAITVASIKTVKNRIKSEIRNSKSEIQ from the coding sequence ATGGATAAAGATGGATTGAAGCGTAGGACAAAACGGTTTGCACTTTGTGTTATTCGCCTTGTCAGATCATTGCCCACGGGGAAAACTGCTGATGTGCTTGGCAAACAATTGTTGCGTTCAGGCACTTCCGTAGGAGCAAATTATAGGGCTGCATGCAGGGCTAAATCGACTGCTGATTTCGTTTATAAGATGGAAATTGTAGAAGAAGAAACGGACGAATCCCTTTACTGGATGGAACTCTTCTGTGAGGCAGGAATTATGAAACCCAAAGAGCTGGAGCCTATCATGAAAGAAGCTACTGAACTTTTAGCCATTACTGTTGCATCTATCAAAACTGTAAAAAACAGAATAAAATCCGAAATCCGAAATTCAAAATCCGAAATTCAATAA